A region from the Desulfuribacillus alkaliarsenatis genome encodes:
- a CDS encoding hydrogenase small subunit — protein sequence MADTYYEILKKRGFTRDEFLKGCTTLALMLGLDYSFAPKIAKALETQPRMPVIYLNLQECTCCLESFIRSAHPMMEDLLFNMISLEYQETLSVAAGDAVEQARRDVIRDYPGQYLVIVEGSIPVADGGIYTTIGGHSAEDILLETARDAIAVIAFGSCATNTCVQGAYPNPTDARRVREIVRNVPVIDVPGCPPIAEVITGTIVHILTFGTIPELTNLGRPKAFYNHRIHDTCQRRAFFDAGMFVEKFDDYGHKHGWCLYKVGCKGPTTYNACGVIQWNNGVSWPVQSGHPCMGCSEDNWYNDHTPFYERYQRFPGATVPRDPDRVGMAVTGATVVGVAAHGVATAVKKGKEKKKSEFHNNPENKA from the coding sequence ATGGCAGATACTTATTATGAAATTCTAAAGAAAAGAGGATTTACTAGAGATGAGTTCCTAAAGGGTTGTACCACTTTAGCACTTATGCTCGGACTTGATTACTCATTTGCACCTAAGATAGCTAAAGCACTCGAGACTCAACCGAGGATGCCAGTAATTTATCTTAACTTACAGGAATGTACTTGTTGCTTAGAATCTTTTATTCGGTCGGCACATCCAATGATGGAAGATTTACTATTTAATATGATTTCCTTAGAGTATCAAGAAACTCTTTCAGTAGCTGCTGGTGATGCCGTTGAACAAGCTAGAAGAGACGTTATTAGGGATTATCCTGGTCAGTATCTTGTAATTGTTGAAGGATCAATTCCAGTAGCAGACGGCGGTATATATACCACTATCGGTGGTCACTCCGCTGAAGATATACTTCTAGAGACTGCTAGGGATGCTATTGCAGTAATAGCGTTCGGTTCGTGCGCTACAAACACCTGTGTACAAGGTGCATATCCAAATCCTACGGATGCTAGAAGGGTCAGGGAAATCGTTCGTAACGTCCCTGTAATTGATGTCCCAGGTTGCCCACCGATTGCTGAGGTTATTACTGGTACGATAGTTCATATTTTAACTTTTGGTACAATCCCTGAATTAACTAATCTCGGTAGACCTAAAGCTTTTTACAATCATCGTATACACGACACCTGCCAACGCAGAGCGTTTTTTGATGCTGGAATGTTTGTAGAAAAATTCGACGATTATGGTCACAAGCACGGATGGTGTCTATATAAAGTAGGCTGTAAAGGTCCAACTACTTACAATGCATGTGGAGTTATACAGTGGAATAATGGTGTCAGTTGGCCTGTCCAGTCAGGCCATCCTTGTATGGGCTGCTCAGAGGATAATTGGTATAACGACCATACTCCTTTCTACGAACGTTATCAACGTTTTCCTGGAGCTACCGTACCAAGAGACCCAGATCGGGTAGGGATGGCAGTAACTGGCGCTACAGTAGTAGGTGTAGCTGCCCACGGAGTAGCAACCGCCGTAAAAAAGGGGAAGGAAAAGAAAAAATCTGAATTTCATAATAATCCAGAGAATAAAGCATAG
- a CDS encoding nickel-dependent hydrogenase large subunit translates to MVERIVIDPITRIEGHLRMEIDVQDGLIQNAYSSGTAFRGLEQIMVGKDPRDAWSYMQRICGVCTHIHAIASVTAVEDALDIAVPKNAALIRDIMTAAQFVQDHVIHFYHLHALDWVDIVSALDADPAATSQLAQSISNWPKSSTGYFRDVQNKLRRLVNSGQLGIFTNGYWGHPAYQLPPEANLMATAHYLEALDWQKDIAQIHAIFGGKNPHPNYLVGGMACAINMDSFNTINMERLNLVKREIDKAIAFVEQVYIPDLLAIGSFYRDWTYGGFGNHLVFGGLGNHGGSNPQDFLFPAGAILNGNLNEVYDVDVRNPEEIQEFVDHAWFEYDQEGIGLHPWDGQTKVRYNGPYPPYDYLNVDEKYSWIKTPRWRGNPMEVGPLSRMLVAYARGRTEIRDLVDDSLERLDLGTDALFSALGRTLARGLETQYTVRKLRDFFDQLVANIVAGDSSVHNGELWEPRTWPTTATGVGFTEAPRGALGHWVKINNGALSLYQAVVPSTWNGSPVDGQGQKGPYEESLIGVPMANQDQPLELLRIIHSFDPCLACAAHIVDLDKNRRSAIKIL, encoded by the coding sequence ATGGTCGAACGTATAGTAATTGACCCTATAACACGTATCGAAGGTCACCTTCGTATGGAAATAGATGTACAGGACGGATTAATACAAAATGCATATAGCTCAGGCACCGCCTTTCGCGGCTTAGAACAAATTATGGTTGGAAAAGACCCTAGGGATGCTTGGTCTTATATGCAAAGAATATGTGGTGTATGTACCCATATCCACGCAATAGCGTCAGTAACAGCAGTAGAAGATGCACTTGATATAGCAGTGCCTAAAAATGCAGCTTTAATTCGAGATATTATGACTGCAGCACAATTTGTACAGGACCATGTAATCCATTTCTATCATTTACACGCATTAGATTGGGTAGATATAGTTTCTGCTTTAGACGCAGATCCTGCAGCAACATCGCAACTTGCTCAGTCAATATCAAATTGGCCTAAATCATCGACGGGATATTTTAGAGATGTGCAGAATAAATTACGCCGCTTAGTTAACAGCGGTCAATTAGGTATATTTACAAATGGTTATTGGGGACACCCAGCTTATCAACTGCCACCAGAAGCTAATTTAATGGCAACTGCACATTACCTCGAGGCCCTAGATTGGCAGAAAGACATAGCACAAATCCATGCTATATTTGGTGGAAAAAACCCACATCCAAATTACCTTGTAGGTGGTATGGCCTGCGCTATTAATATGGACAGCTTTAATACCATTAATATGGAGCGTCTAAATTTAGTAAAGAGAGAGATAGACAAAGCTATTGCCTTTGTTGAACAAGTTTATATTCCTGATTTATTAGCCATTGGTTCATTTTATCGTGACTGGACATATGGTGGTTTTGGCAACCACTTAGTATTTGGTGGATTAGGCAATCATGGTGGTAGTAATCCACAGGATTTCCTATTCCCTGCTGGAGCTATTTTAAATGGAAATCTGAATGAAGTATATGATGTAGATGTTAGAAACCCTGAAGAAATTCAAGAATTTGTTGACCATGCTTGGTTTGAATACGATCAAGAAGGCATAGGGCTTCATCCGTGGGATGGGCAAACCAAGGTTCGTTATAATGGTCCATATCCACCCTATGATTACTTAAATGTAGATGAAAAATATAGCTGGATTAAGACACCTAGATGGCGTGGCAACCCAATGGAGGTTGGTCCGCTTTCACGGATGTTGGTAGCATATGCACGCGGTAGAACGGAAATTCGTGACTTAGTAGACGATTCACTTGAGCGCTTAGATTTAGGTACGGATGCACTATTTTCTGCCTTGGGTAGAACACTAGCAAGAGGTCTAGAAACTCAATATACAGTTCGTAAATTACGTGACTTTTTTGATCAATTGGTAGCTAATATAGTAGCAGGTGACAGTTCAGTGCATAACGGTGAGCTATGGGAACCAAGAACATGGCCAACTACAGCTACTGGTGTTGGTTTTACGGAAGCCCCAAGGGGTGCCCTTGGACATTGGGTTAAAATTAATAATGGTGCTCTTAGTCTCTATCAAGCTGTTGTTCCATCTACCTGGAATGGTTCCCCAGTCGACGGTCAAGGTCAAAAAGGTCCTTATGAAGAGTCCTTAATTGGTGTTCCTATGGCTAATCAAGATCAGCCACTTGAGTTGTTAAGGATTATCCATTCTTTTGACCCTTGTTTAGCATGTGCCGCCCATATAGTCGACCTCGATAAAAATAGACGTTCAGCTATCAAAATACTCTAG
- the cybH gene encoding Ni/Fe-hydrogenase, b-type cytochrome subunit produces the protein MLKQSKYIWELPVRIYHWLNAILIVVLLITGFYIGRPVFGHVGEPTNYFLMGWMILIHRYAAWLFIANMIFRFYWAFVGNEYARFRPWRRGFAKDGLETLKYYLFFKKEHTLEHGHNVLAQLSYFFIIWIGSTIMIITGFILQGEMHPDSFQAQYFGWLLPYFGNSILVRSLHHYVAWAFVWFIIAHLYLVIRQDILDEDGTISAIISGYKFIPVNYEPHSPAKHNIEMDIQEEQVLEQKKSEDNKSVKHFNEKKL, from the coding sequence ATGCTTAAACAAAGCAAATATATTTGGGAACTACCCGTGCGAATTTATCATTGGCTTAACGCGATACTGATAGTTGTCTTGTTAATTACAGGTTTCTATATTGGTAGACCTGTTTTTGGACATGTTGGTGAGCCGACAAATTATTTCTTAATGGGTTGGATGATTCTCATTCATAGATATGCAGCTTGGTTGTTTATTGCTAATATGATTTTTAGATTCTATTGGGCCTTCGTTGGGAATGAGTATGCGCGATTTCGACCCTGGAGAAGAGGTTTCGCTAAGGATGGGCTTGAAACATTAAAATACTATCTATTCTTCAAAAAAGAGCATACACTCGAGCATGGTCATAATGTACTTGCGCAGTTAAGTTATTTTTTCATCATATGGATAGGATCAACGATAATGATAATTACAGGCTTCATATTACAGGGTGAAATGCATCCTGACAGCTTTCAAGCACAGTATTTCGGATGGCTTTTGCCTTATTTCGGCAACTCAATACTAGTCCGTTCATTACATCATTATGTAGCTTGGGCGTTTGTTTGGTTTATAATAGCTCATCTTTATTTAGTTATAAGGCAGGATATTTTAGATGAGGATGGAACCATATCTGCTATTATTAGTGGCTATAAGTTTATTCCTGTTAATTATGAACCACATAGTCCAGCTAAACATAATATCGAAATGGACATCCAAGAAGAACAGGTATTAGAACAGAAAAAATCGGAGGATAATAAATCTGTCAAGCATTTTAATGAAAAGAAGCTTTAA
- a CDS encoding polysaccharide deacetylase family protein, with the protein MRYKLGNVTIFVVIFLLAIIIISNPFSNEIAIGPQPIDGSEYSERVQRPVSNFLLQRQFPNTMVLTGSLLDDKIALTFDDGPDPRFTPLILDVLKQYNARATFFVMGSRAVAYPDIIRRMENEGHVIGNHTYWHPNLVRHEVERTRWEVLETEKVLNDILGYRPRLFRAPYGALNTDVVQELARQDFSVVGWSVDSLDWRQLPADEIARNVLGNVHPGAIVLFHDGGDWTMDLTGTVNSLHEIIPVLQQEGMSFVTVPELINISKRK; encoded by the coding sequence ATGAGGTATAAACTTGGTAACGTGACAATATTTGTAGTAATATTTTTATTAGCTATTATTATCATAAGCAATCCATTTTCCAACGAAATCGCTATAGGGCCACAACCAATAGATGGTTCTGAGTATTCAGAAAGGGTGCAAAGGCCAGTCTCCAACTTTTTATTACAACGACAATTTCCCAATACGATGGTATTAACGGGGTCATTGTTGGATGACAAAATAGCTTTAACATTTGATGATGGACCAGACCCGCGATTTACACCTTTAATTCTAGATGTATTAAAGCAGTATAACGCAAGGGCTACGTTTTTTGTAATGGGATCTAGGGCAGTAGCTTATCCAGATATTATTAGACGTATGGAAAATGAAGGACATGTTATAGGCAACCATACATACTGGCACCCAAACTTAGTTAGACACGAGGTGGAGCGTACTAGATGGGAAGTACTTGAGACGGAAAAGGTTTTGAATGACATCCTGGGTTATAGGCCTAGACTTTTTCGAGCACCATACGGAGCATTGAACACTGACGTCGTGCAAGAATTAGCAAGACAAGACTTCTCGGTGGTAGGTTGGTCAGTGGATTCTTTAGACTGGAGACAATTGCCCGCAGATGAGATTGCGAGAAACGTGTTAGGAAATGTTCATCCTGGTGCGATTGTATTATTCCATGACGGTGGTGACTGGACGATGGATTTGACGGGTACAGTAAACTCACTGCATGAGATTATACCAGTGTTGCAGCAAGAAGGTATGAGTTTTGTGACTGTTCCTGAGCTAATAAATATATCTAAGCGCAAATAA